DNA sequence from the Thermococcus sp. genome:
CTATCCTGACGCGTGTCATATTCTCCCCCGGTACTTTGACCTGGGCGAATATCGCATCATAGATGTCCTCTGGCCTTATTCCAAACACGACTTCCCTCCCGAGAAGTCCTTCCTCCCCAAGTACCTCAACCTGATCTGGAAGGAGCTTGAGTCTGAACTGGCCGAAGTCTACAAAGCCGTCCTCTCCAACCGTTGCGTCCAGGAAGTTCATCGGAGGGGATCCTATGAAGCCACCCACGAAGATGTTTGATGGGTGGTCGTAGACATCCTCCGGTGTTCCAACCTGCTGGAGTTCGCCGTGGTTGATTATGGCGATTCTGTCGCCCATCGTCATTGCCTCGACCTGATCGTGGGTGACGTATATGGTCGTGACGCCGAGCTGGCGCTGGAGTCTCTTGAGTTCGGCGCGCATCTTGACCCTCAATTTTGCGTCGAGGTTGCTCAGAGGCTCGTCCATGAGAAAGACGTGGGGTTTTCTGACTATGGCCCTTCCAAGGGCTACACGCTGTCTCTGTCCTCCGGAGAGTTCCCTCGGCTTTCTTTTCAGCAGCTCAGTTAGGCCGAGCATCTCCGCAACTTCATTTACGCGCTGCTCGATCTCTTCCTTCGGTATCTTCCTGAGCTTTAGCGGGAAGGCTATGTTGTCGTAGACCGTCATGTGCGGGTAGAGGGCGTAACTCTGGAAGACCATCGCTATATCCCTGTCCTTCGGCGGGACGAAGACCCCGTTTTCGGGGTCGGCCACGAGTTTGTCCCCGACGTATATCTGTCCCTTTGTGGGCTCTTCTAAGCCTGCTATCATTCTGAGCGTCGTGGTTTTGCCGCATCCGCTTGGACCGAGGAGTATCATGAACTCCCCGTCCTTTATGTGGAGGTTCATGTCCTTTACCGCCGTAACCTCCCCGAACTGCTTCCAGATTCCAATGAGCTTAACCTCGGCCATGCTACCACCTCAAAATTAAAGGGGGTTCAGCGCCTCCTCCTTCTCAGGAGGGGCAGAAGTGCAAGGGCGAGCAGTGCGGCCGGACCGCATATGCCCTTACCGGAGCTGGTGGACGTGGGACTCGGTGATGGCTGGGGGGTGCTTGAGGTGCTTGGGCTGCTGGTTGGGGATGGCGTGGAACTGGTGGATGGGCTCGGTGTTGTGGTCTGAGATGGAGATGCGCTTGAGGAGGTGGTTGTCGTGCTGCTGGATGATGTCGTTGAGGTGGGTGCCCCTGCCCCGGTTCCGTTTATCAGGGTGATCATCCTCACCGTGGCGAGACTGCCGGTGGTGGTGTTGTATGAACTAAGCTGCTGTTCCTGGGTTGGGTTGAACCCCCGCGGAACGAGTTCATCAATAACGCGCGGTGCGACGTTGTTTATTACTGCCTGGGGGTTTGCCCCTCCAAGTTTCCACTGCTCAGCCTTGACGGCCACGTTTCTCCACTTGTCGGGTCCGTAACCGTCCTGAGAGCCAACTAGGACTGATGCGTAGAGCCCGTAGCTGCCCACGTTGATGTACTTCTTCGGAACCTTGACCACGATGGCGTTCTGTGTTGGATCGGCGCTTATCTGCATCTCTCCCTGGTATACGGTTCCGTTTGCCAGGACTATCAGGTTCCCGTAGTCCCAGCCGGCTATCCTGAATGCCACATCCCATGGGTGCCTGGGGTCGAGCCTGACGTTGCTCCCCGGTCCATCAGGGAACATTTTAATGGCGCTTGTGTTTCCTCCTTTCTTGAAGTCAAGGTACACCTCTATTATCTGGAGGCTGAATCCGTTGGGTCCGTTCCACGGGTTCCCTCCAAGGTTTCTGAACCTGAACTGCATCACGTAGCTGTCGGTCTGCTCTATGAGTTTGAACTCCAGGAGGTCGAAGACTCCGGGTTTGAAGACGCTGTCGGTTGGGTAGGTGTAGGTTCCGGGCCCGTGATCGTCCCCCTCCGGATCCTTTATGTCGGCCAAGACAACTCCCTTGACCTCGGTCGGCAGTTTGACCTCAACCGGAGTGGTTATCCTCACGAGGTTGCCGTCCTTAACCGTGGAGACCGCGAAGTAGAAGTCGTTGGGGGTTTCTATGTAGCTGAACGGGACGATGATCTCGATTGATTTTCCGTTCTTTACGACCTTTGCGGTGCCTATCTTTTTGCTGCCCTCGTAGCCGGTGGCGTTGAAGACCTCCGCTTTGCCGTTTTCGTACACCACATGCTTGGTTATCATGAGCCCCACACTGTCTACGGAGTATGGCCAGACCGAGTAGCGCAGTTCGCTGGGCTTCTTCTGGAGGATGGTGAACGTGTTGCCGACGTGTTTGCCCGCCTCGTAGATGCTCACCTCGAACTCGCTGACGTTTCCGTTCAGGACGAAGTGCAGTCCCTCCCCGTCGAAGTAGATGCTCACGTTCTTGGCCATGGGGGACAGGCTTGAGTACGTCTTGACCTCGCCCTTCTTCAGCCCCACCGGACCGGCGTTCTGGTAAGGCTGGCCATCCGGATAGTAGTTGCCGTACAGGTAGCTCGGGGGAGCCACACCTGCCAGCCGGTAGATCTCGTACAGGTACGTCTTGAAGTAGCGGTCGAAGGTGTAGTCCTGGCCGCTATCCTGATCGCTTCCGTACCACCAGAACCAATCACTTCCCTCCGCGCGGAAGAGGTACTCGTAGGCCGTGTCCCACGCACTGCTATTCATACTATTCTTATGGGCCATGAGGGTCTTCCTCGCCAGGTACAGCCAGTACCATGCGTAGTTCTCCTGAGGCTCCCCTATCCAGGTTGAGAGCGTTCCGTCGATCCAGCTGCTCTCCGGCCACTGCATCTTCTCCTTCACGCCCGCCATCTCATAGAGCTGGTTCAGGGTCTGGGCCTTGAGGAGGGCGTTGACCCGGTTCCCAGTGAAGTCGAGGCGTTCCATCACCTTTGGGGTGAGTTTGTTTGCTTTGTCCCCGTACATCTTGATGTACTCGGTGGGGGTGACGGTTCTTATGAGTCCTGCGTTCTGGAGCTCCGTGAGTTTTTTATAGAGCTCGGTTAGGAAGAGATCACCCTCGTAGGGGTAGTTCTCCCAGGGGTTTTCCCCGTCTAATGCGATAACGTAGACGAGGCTGCCGTCGGTGTTCTCCTTCTGCACCTTCAGGAGTTCGTTGACGAAGTCCTGGACTGCCTGTTCCTGGTTCATTCCCGCGTAGTTAAAGCCGACCCTGTCGCTCAGCGCGTGGTCGCGCGGGAACAGCCATATCTTCTTATCGCCGAACTGTGCAACCCATGGTCTGTAGTAGTCCCCCACCGTATTGGGGACGCCGAGCTTCTGGAGCACGAGCTGGTCTGTTATGACCCACTTCCATCCGTTGTCCGCGAGTATCTCAAGGGTCTTGTCGTTGAGGGCGCACTCCGCCGCCCAGCCCCCATTGGGTGTCACCGTACCGTTGCCGAGGTACTCCCTGTAGAGACTGTCCGCCTTCTTCACCTGTGCGTCGAAGTCGCTCTCCCAGCCAAAGTCATTGAGTATCGGGCCTATCGGGTGCGCGTAGGGAACCACGGTCACCTCAACGTTGCCACCACTGCCAAGGAGGTAATTTACCGTCTTGTACTCGTCGAGAGTGTGGTTTAAGAGCCACATCTGAGCGTTTAAGACGGTTTTGAGGTCGTCCCTTGTGTAGCCGCCCTGATCAACCCTGTCGTAGATTGCCTTGAGCTTCGGGTGGCTCAGTATGTACCCATGGTCCAGCCACGCGAGGTTAAAGTAAACGGCCAGGTCGATGTAGTCCTGCTCCGTGAACGCGCTGGTTACTGCCACCTTCTGCTCCTCGAGCGGCAGGTTCGCGTACTTTGCCTTCACCTGGAGCATCTTGTTCTTGAGGGCGGTGTAGTGCGTCCACAACTGTCTTATCGGGTTGCCGTTTGGATCCGCCACCGGCTCTCCGTTCCAGGGAATCGTGTTGTCAAAGAATCCGCCCGGAGCCTGAAGCATCTCCCACTTATCATCGACGGTGAGAGGTTCACCGTTGGCTATCTTATCGCTGATAATCTGTAGTGTGTCCTTCTTTCCATGCATGTAACCGATCAGCTGGGCTATCAACGACCCTGATAGGTCAACAGTGGCGTGCACGTCCGGGTATTTACTTAGGTAGTAAGCCATTTTCCAGTAGTCTCGAGCCGCATGGAGTCTGACCCAGGGCCTTGTGTACACACCCTGCACCGGGTCGTAGTAAAACGGCTGGTGCATGTGCCAGACTATTATGACGTTCAGGGGTTTTGCGTTGTCGTTTCCAGCGCTGACCGGGTGTACGGCCAGTAGGCTTACAGCCATCAAAAATATTGCAAAGAGGGAAACCAGCTTCTTCCTCATTCGGAATCACCTCACTCCTTCAAACCTCCAATTGTCAGCCCGCTCCTTATGTAGTTCTGGGCGAGCATGAAGACCACGAACACGGGCAGTGCAAAGAGCAGCGCGGCCGCCCCGAAGTAGTTCCACTGTATCCCCCTGCCGATTCCACCCATCAGGGTGTATATCCATACCGACAGCGGCTGGTTGCCCTGGTTGAGGAGCAGGCTTGCCAGGATGAACTCCGTCCATCCGCCGATGAAGGCGAATATCGCCACCGTGGCGATCCCCGGCAGTGCCATCGGCAGGAGCACGTACCTTATTATTTGCAGGTATCCCGCACCGTCCACGAGGGCGGCCTCGTCGAAGTCGGGGCTTATGGAGTCAACGTACCCTTTGAGGAGCCACGTGTTGAAGGGGACGCTGCCGGCGGCGTATATGAACGAGAGCACCGGGAGTTTGTTGTAAAGACCGAGCTTAACGAGCATACCGTAGAGGGCTATCAATCCCGCTATCCCCAGACCCCCGGCGACCTGGGTGAACATCAGGTAGAAGTAGAGCACGTGCTCCCTGCCGAAGAACTTCATGCGGGAGAAAGCGTACGCCGCCGGTATGACGAATATTAGGGACAGTACCACGGTCAGGGTGGCCAGTATGATGCTGTTCTTGAGGTATCCGAAGAACACGGAGTTCACGAACTTTCCGACGGTGGTGAGCGTTACCCTGCCTTTGTTCATGATCACCACGTACCTGACCATGGGGCCCGATACGGGGGTGCCGTCGATCTTTCCGGAGGTCATTATGACGTTCCTTATTATCCCGAACCCGATCGTGTTCTTCTGTCCTATCCGGGTTAGTATGAAGAGACCGTGAACCTTGGCGGTTAGCTGACCGCTGGTCTTCTGATTTGCCGGGACCGTGAACTGGATGTCCTTAACCGGTACGCTGAACTCTATCCCCGTGAACGGTCCGTACTTCACCTTTCCACTTAGTGTGCCGTCTTTCACGTAGAGCTTGCCGTTTTCAAGTACCGCGTTACCCTCCAGGATCCCGGTAAAGTTCTCGCTTATTCTTTGCCCCCCCAGTCCGAACAGAACTTCCCTGTAGGGTTCGAGTGTGACGTTCTTTGGTATTAGGTTCAGGTGGGTTGTTGCTATACTGCCCTGGGGGGATATGGACACCGTGAAGATGTAGTACACTGGGAACAGTATTACGAACATCACCAGTATCGCGGCCAGCGTGAGGGTGAACGTCTTGATGACCTCACTCTTTCTCCTTCCCATCATCCTCTGGCACCCTCCTGGAGCTTGCTTATTTTCACGTTAACGTACATGTACACGGCCAGTACGAGCGTCGCTATCACCATAACGGCGGCGGCCCTCCCGTAGTGGGGACTCGCCCCAAACGCCTTTCTGAAGCCGTACAGCAGGAGGAATTTATCCTCGAATAGCGGGGCGTTGTAGATATAGGGCACCATGAAGTACTGGAAGCTCGCGGCGCTTGTCAGGATGGTCGCGAAGGCTATCGGCTTACCGACGACCGGCAGGACGACGTGTCTGATCCTCTGCCAGTAGTTTGCACCGTCTATGATGGCCGCTTCCACGAGGGTGTCCGGAACCGACTGGAGGGCGGAGGTTATGACCGTCATCATGAAGGGATAAGCGAGCCACACCTCAATGATGTTCAGGGCTATGAACCCCCAGAACGCGTTGTTCGTCCAGTTGGGGAGGTTGCTCACTCCGATTGACTTTAGAATGATGTTTATGGGGCCAAAAACAGGATCGAACATGAACTTCCAAACGGTGACCGAAAAGAGGAGCGGAAGCGCCCACGGGATTATGAGGAGTGAGCGATATATCATCTTCCCCTTGACGTACTTGCTGTTGTACAGCAGGCTCAGGGCGGTTCCGACGAAAACCTTCAGTGTGACGCTCGTGAAGACGAAAAGCCACGTCCACATGAACGCGCTTCTGAATTTATCGTCGCCCAATATCCATCTGAAGTTCTCCAGACCCACAAAATGCATCGGAGAAACGGTGCTCTGGGCGGCGTTGTATATCGGGAAGTTTCCAAGCTGTGCGTTGGTGAACGCCAGGTAGATTGAGTATATGATGGGCCATAGGTTGAAAAACAGGAACGCAGCCATTCCAGGCAGAATAAGCAACAAAGCGATCATGGTGCTCTTCTTCACAGGCATCCCTCCAAAGCATCCCTCTAAAAAATGTTGGAAGGGAGGCTTCAGCCTCCTTGGATGTCCTTAAGGGCCTTGTCCTGGTACTTCTTCAGTATGGCCGGGATGTCCGCGTTGGCCGGGTTCTGGAGTATCTCGTTTATGGCACTGTCAACGTCGCCCCAGACAGGACCCATCTTCGGGCTCTTGGGCATGAGGTAGGCGTGCTGAACGGCCTGTCCGAAGCCGTAGATGACGGGGTCTTTCTGAACGTCTGGGTCGTTGAGGACCTCCGGGAGGACGGGGATGTACCCGAGCTGGAGGGCGAGCTGCTTGATAACCTGCGGGTTGGTGGTGAACCACTTGACGAACTTCCAGGCCGCTTCCTTGTTCTTTATGCCCTTGGCGAAGTAGAAGAGCTTGACTCCACCGTAGGGTCTCGGCCAGTAGGTCTTGCCGTCTTTGGTTATCGGCGGAAGCGGGACGATGCCGAAGCTTATGTTGGCGTTCTTGACGCTTGCGATGCTCCACGGGCCGTTGACCATCATCGGGGCCCTTCCTTCAAGGAAGATGCTCTGCTGGGTGTTGTAGTCGGCCGTCGGGGCCATGTAGGGCCAGATGTTCTTGAAGAAGAACTCGAATCCTTCGATAGTTGCAGGATTGTCGAGGCCCGGTTGCTCAGTCTTATCGTCGAAGTAGTATCCTCCAAAGGCCTGAGCCCACGCGGATATGAAATACGAGTTTATAGGATAGGCTATACCGTACTTCTTGTTGTTGGGGTCGTTGTACTTCTCCATTATGGCCTTCATCTCGGCGAAGGTCTTCGGCGGGTTCTGGATCATCTTCTTGTTGTATATGATGGCGACGGTCTCGGCTGCGAAGGGCATTGCGTAGTAGTGCCCCTTGTACTGCATGGCCTCCTGGGCCATTGGGGCGAACTTGTTCTTTATGTCCGCCGTAACGTAGTTGTCTATCGGTTCGAGGAGGCCGGCCTCGGCGAACTTTCCAATCCAGTCGTGAGCCCATATGAAGAGGTCGGGGCCCTGACCGCTTGGGATGGCCGCCTTCAGGGCATCCTCAAGGTTGGGCTTCTGTTCAAAGACTATGTTGACGTTCGGGCACATGGCCATGTACTCCTCGGCTATGCTCTGGAAGACCTGGAGCTCGTTGGGTTGCATCGCGTGCCAGATAACGACCTTTCCGCTGCCGCATTCTGTGGCCGGCGGTGTGGTCGTGGTTGTTGTGGTCGGGGACGACGATGTTGTCGACGTTGGGCTGCTGGTTGAACTGCTGCTCGTTGTTGTGGTTGATGATGAAGGCGTCGGCGAGGAGCTGGTTGTCGCTGGAGTGCTGCTCGTTGGGCTGGAGCTGGTGCTGCCCCCGCCGCTGATACAGCCGCTGGCCACTACGCTAAAAACCAAAACTCCAACTAAAAGCAGGGAAATCAATCCTCTCTTCATCTTTATACCACCCGCACTTGTGTTGGGTGATACAGTATCATCCTCAGTGATATATATACCTTGCGCTTCAGTGCCCCTTTAAGGGGGTGGTGTACCCCAGCGTACCCTGAAGTCTA
Encoded proteins:
- a CDS encoding carbohydrate ABC transporter permease, whose amino-acid sequence is MKKSTMIALLLILPGMAAFLFFNLWPIIYSIYLAFTNAQLGNFPIYNAAQSTVSPMHFVGLENFRWILGDDKFRSAFMWTWLFVFTSVTLKVFVGTALSLLYNSKYVKGKMIYRSLLIIPWALPLLFSVTVWKFMFDPVFGPINIILKSIGVSNLPNWTNNAFWGFIALNIIEVWLAYPFMMTVITSALQSVPDTLVEAAIIDGANYWQRIRHVVLPVVGKPIAFATILTSAASFQYFMVPYIYNAPLFEDKFLLLYGFRKAFGASPHYGRAAAVMVIATLVLAVYMYVNVKISKLQEGARG
- a CDS encoding glucodextranase DOMON-like domain-containing protein, producing the protein MRKKLVSLFAIFLMAVSLLAVHPVSAGNDNAKPLNVIIVWHMHQPFYYDPVQGVYTRPWVRLHAARDYWKMAYYLSKYPDVHATVDLSGSLIAQLIGYMHGKKDTLQIISDKIANGEPLTVDDKWEMLQAPGGFFDNTIPWNGEPVADPNGNPIRQLWTHYTALKNKMLQVKAKYANLPLEEQKVAVTSAFTEQDYIDLAVYFNLAWLDHGYILSHPKLKAIYDRVDQGGYTRDDLKTVLNAQMWLLNHTLDEYKTVNYLLGSGGNVEVTVVPYAHPIGPILNDFGWESDFDAQVKKADSLYREYLGNGTVTPNGGWAAECALNDKTLEILADNGWKWVITDQLVLQKLGVPNTVGDYYRPWVAQFGDKKIWLFPRDHALSDRVGFNYAGMNQEQAVQDFVNELLKVQKENTDGSLVYVIALDGENPWENYPYEGDLFLTELYKKLTELQNAGLIRTVTPTEYIKMYGDKANKLTPKVMERLDFTGNRVNALLKAQTLNQLYEMAGVKEKMQWPESSWIDGTLSTWIGEPQENYAWYWLYLARKTLMAHKNSMNSSAWDTAYEYLFRAEGSDWFWWYGSDQDSGQDYTFDRYFKTYLYEIYRLAGVAPPSYLYGNYYPDGQPYQNAGPVGLKKGEVKTYSSLSPMAKNVSIYFDGEGLHFVLNGNVSEFEVSIYEAGKHVGNTFTILQKKPSELRYSVWPYSVDSVGLMITKHVVYENGKAEVFNATGYEGSKKIGTAKVVKNGKSIEIIVPFSYIETPNDFYFAVSTVKDGNLVRITTPVEVKLPTEVKGVVLADIKDPEGDDHGPGTYTYPTDSVFKPGVFDLLEFKLIEQTDSYVMQFRFRNLGGNPWNGPNGFSLQIIEVYLDFKKGGNTSAIKMFPDGPGSNVRLDPRHPWDVAFRIAGWDYGNLIVLANGTVYQGEMQISADPTQNAIVVKVPKKYINVGSYGLYASVLVGSQDGYGPDKWRNVAVKAEQWKLGGANPQAVINNVAPRVIDELVPRGFNPTQEQQLSSYNTTTGSLATVRMITLINGTGAGAPTSTTSSSSTTTTSSSASPSQTTTPSPSTSSTPSPTSSPSTSSTPQPSPSPTSTSSGKGICGPAALLALALLPLLRRRRR
- a CDS encoding ABC transporter ATP-binding protein, translating into MAEVKLIGIWKQFGEVTAVKDMNLHIKDGEFMILLGPSGCGKTTTLRMIAGLEEPTKGQIYVGDKLVADPENGVFVPPKDRDIAMVFQSYALYPHMTVYDNIAFPLKLRKIPKEEIEQRVNEVAEMLGLTELLKRKPRELSGGQRQRVALGRAIVRKPHVFLMDEPLSNLDAKLRVKMRAELKRLQRQLGVTTIYVTHDQVEAMTMGDRIAIINHGELQQVGTPEDVYDHPSNIFVGGFIGSPPMNFLDATVGEDGFVDFGQFRLKLLPDQVEVLGEEGLLGREVVFGIRPEDIYDAIFAQVKVPGENMTRVRIEIIENLGGEKIAHLSTGDLTFLAKFPAESKVQEDTEVDIVFDMKKVHIFNKNTQTAVF
- a CDS encoding extracellular solute-binding protein; the protein is MKRGLISLLLVGVLVFSVVASGCISGGGSTSSSPTSSTPATTSSSPTPSSSTTTTSSSSTSSPTSTTSSSPTTTTTTTPPATECGSGKVVIWHAMQPNELQVFQSIAEEYMAMCPNVNIVFEQKPNLEDALKAAIPSGQGPDLFIWAHDWIGKFAEAGLLEPIDNYVTADIKNKFAPMAQEAMQYKGHYYAMPFAAETVAIIYNKKMIQNPPKTFAEMKAIMEKYNDPNNKKYGIAYPINSYFISAWAQAFGGYYFDDKTEQPGLDNPATIEGFEFFFKNIWPYMAPTADYNTQQSIFLEGRAPMMVNGPWSIASVKNANISFGIVPLPPITKDGKTYWPRPYGGVKLFYFAKGIKNKEAAWKFVKWFTTNPQVIKQLALQLGYIPVLPEVLNDPDVQKDPVIYGFGQAVQHAYLMPKSPKMGPVWGDVDSAINEILQNPANADIPAILKKYQDKALKDIQGG
- a CDS encoding sugar ABC transporter permease → MMGRRKSEVIKTFTLTLAAILVMFVILFPVYYIFTVSISPQGSIATTHLNLIPKNVTLEPYREVLFGLGGQRISENFTGILEGNAVLENGKLYVKDGTLSGKVKYGPFTGIEFSVPVKDIQFTVPANQKTSGQLTAKVHGLFILTRIGQKNTIGFGIIRNVIMTSGKIDGTPVSGPMVRYVVIMNKGRVTLTTVGKFVNSVFFGYLKNSIILATLTVVLSLIFVIPAAYAFSRMKFFGREHVLYFYLMFTQVAGGLGIAGLIALYGMLVKLGLYNKLPVLSFIYAAGSVPFNTWLLKGYVDSISPDFDEAALVDGAGYLQIIRYVLLPMALPGIATVAIFAFIGGWTEFILASLLLNQGNQPLSVWIYTLMGGIGRGIQWNYFGAAALLFALPVFVVFMLAQNYIRSGLTIGGLKE